The Nakaseomyces glabratus chromosome H, complete sequence genome segment ATAAAGGAGAGATTGGATGAGATTTCCAAGATCGTTGAGAAGAGCGTTGAGTCCCGTCCTGAAGATGAAGTCGCTGAATTCAAGGAGATTGATACTGAGAGAAACAAGAATAGAATCGAGCAGGACTTGCTTTTAAAGGCCAAATTACAACACTGTATTGATGAATACAACAAGCTAGAGTCCAAGCTGGAAGAAATTCCACCTGATTTGTCAGACATTATGGAGAGATTATTTAAAGTCAGAAGAGGTTTACTTTCACTTGCCGCATCTTCCAAGAAGAATATTCCAGATGAGAATTACAAAGAACCTGCCAAGTTGGACGATTCAAAGCATGTACTATCTCAGGAATACTTGAGTAATAGCCTTGAGAAATACAAGAAAGAGGTTGCCAAGATGGAGGCTATGAGAGATGAAAACGGGCAATTCGTCTCGAAATCGACAGGCAAAGCTGAACAAAGAGGTCAAAACATTCTAAATGGCTTGTTAGATGATTGTAATGATTTAATTAATGACTTATCGCACCAAACAAATGGTGGACTGACACTCGATCCTTATCTGCAACCAATTTACGAGAAACTAATAGACATAAAGACCACTTTGGAAAATCTAATGATCACTCGGAGATGGACTTTAAGAGAAACTGATTTGTTTACTTATCAGAAACAGCTAACTGAGATAGATAACATGAGGGTACATGGAAAATTTCCAACAAAGTCCCCAGATTCTAAAGGTCAGTCAATTATACTGTATCTATTGAGAAGATGCTATGccataatatataaactgCTAGAGAGTTCAGAACCTGTGTCGGAATCCTTACAGCCAGTTCACAATCAACTCTCTACTGTCCGTCGTTGCCTCTTAGAATTAAAAAGAATGGGAGGCGTCAACAATGAAAGAGAATTGTATCCATATCAAATGAAACTTGCCTCTCTAGATAACTTGCGTAAGGATGGTAAGTTTTATGACTCCGACGGTAACATACCAGAAGGTCAAGGTATATTAAATGCCCTATTGGCTGGATGTTTCGATATTCTACATGAGCTAAAGGTTGAGgcagaagaaagagaggaTGAggaggatgaggatgaggaagaggatgaggatgataATGTTTCCCATGACAGAAATCATGACGAGGAATATTTGTGAATAGGTTTTAACTTGTagcttttttattatgGACGAAATTTACATATGCTTGTAAACATATACTTTACTTCAACGCTATCTATCTATGCTATATAAGttaaattgaaaacttgAAGTTATTTTAAACTCATTAACTCTGTAGAGCCCCTTTGTAATATAACGTGGattttattcaaataaaaatgtatGTACTTTTTAAATGGATTCAAAGAATAACTAGGTTGCTAGTTCTAATGCAAGATTAATTGAATGAAtgcaaaaaattataaaaatattatatattcgGGAAATttcacaacaaaaaaagattcAATGGCATGATTAATTCCTGATAACAAATTAGCATTCCTTATCTGgaattatcaaaattatgAGCTTATGGAAAGTGAATTTGTGTATTTTCAGTTAATTCGAATTGAAAGATATGCCAGCACACCAATTGgttttattaattaaaaaaagattTAATCGAAACGAAATGCTAATAGAGATGCTAGAATCTCCTAGCTTTGGCTCGTAGCCCCGACTAGAAATAACCCAGGCACAAGATTCACATCAGTCCTAAACAGCATGTTGTCAGAACGTAATGACCAAGATTTATCCTTGCTGGTGAAGAAGTTAGTTCCAATTTTATTGAAGTCTAATACAGTTGAAGTTGTATTTTGAGGATTTATAGCTGCAAAAATTGACCTGTCGATATTTTTAACTGGTTCTGAAATATTGAATAGATAATACTTCTCGTTCATCAAGTCATCTGTCCTGGTCACAATGTTGTCATAGATGTCCAGCATCACCCATTCTTCAATGATCCGAACTTCTGTCGGATCCATGGATTCTGTGACATTCTTCCAAAGTTTCCTTTCATAATTAAACATGAATGCATCTTTCCCAGGAGAGCTAATATGAGGTGCCACATTTCTTCTGAGCTCTCTTAACAACTTGGTTTTTAGAATAGGTGTTAACTTGGAGTATAAAATTCCCAACTCTTTGACACGGTACGATGTTAGATCAAATGAAGCAAATTGCAAAGCTAGCAGATCGTCATCATGAGATTTGACCATATTTGCGTACATTGTTTTTACATCAGATAGGCTTAACCCCAAAAACTGCTTTACGATATTTGGAGGCAGGCTCTTTATGATACTTTTGAGGTTTGCATACCAATGGTGGATGTTGGCATATTTTCTAATAGCATTATAGGTAAGCCAGGATCTAAATTCAGGAATAAAAGCGTTTTGTTGAAAAACTGTAAACTCATATTGAGCGGGTACTCTATATTCGTGTCGCAACAGGTCCACATAGCGATTCGGTATTAGCGCAGGGACGCTGTGAAATAAAGTATTTCTTAATGGTGAAAGTTCACTTAGTAATGAGAAATGTTCATTTTTACAGTTGTAGGCCTTCATCAGTTTATTAAATTCTAATCTTTGTGCTGGGTTGAGTTTCCTGGGAGCCCATCCATTACCCTTAGAGTCTTTGATTTCCCGTTCTGCATTTTCCTTCAAAGTTCTAAGTTCGGCTTTTGAAAATTGTTCTTTGAAGGCAGTTGAATAATTGTATAGTTGAAGTGGAGTCATTAAGCCTAATGGTATTTGTTTTAAGGACTCAAGATCGGTAACTGGTTCTTCTTTTGGCTCTACTATAATGTTTTGATCTGATATCATATGACCAATTTGCAACTTGAGTTTATCTGAGATTCGGCTATAAGAAACACTTAGACCCGTTAAATCAATGTACATACCTgtatcaatatcaataacTCTTGCATCGATATTACCATGTCCGTTACCATGAGAACGAGTAACGAGAGAGCTACCGACATCGATCATATATCTACCATTCCCCTCCCTTGGATCTTCTAGAACAAGAGATTGGTTGAAGTATTGTGCAAGCAAATGCAAATGTCTGATAGGCATTTgtaaatcaaaatcattatCCCATGGGAAAGTCATACCGTTGTACATATAACCATACAGTGTACCGTGAGATAGCCAACTAACTAGACCGTTTGCGATGGCAAATTTCTGAAAGGTTCTGATCATCGAGTTCAATCTCAGGGCGTACTCATGAGTATCATGAATTAGATTATCTCCGTAGAAAAACCGCCTATCACGGTGATGTCCCAGACCATTGTATTGCAAGACCCC includes the following:
- the MNN4 gene encoding Mnn4p (CAGL0H09130g~Ortholog(s) have enzyme activator activity and role in protein N-linked glycosylation, protein O-linked glycosylation), encoding MLTNTVAAKVVVGLMVIVCLGYYNYHHAYSNLYNYRSDTSTALPADSVLSKADVSHDTTAYTKFPNNVVEDFHSTKADTVRSNSGKLLDLARRIYYKYKFDTSPKWMDKYTLKKNLLRYSAGPKKGEPIPAISNLGFYDFDPRMTWSVYLHHFLSTATDDYEDDGEQVQFSWYDWTDFHEVNNMLAASVSSLPCNFVLESAFDREYIEMIEEENGEPLFSYDRKKYSQASWYKMERKKADFHRRNKISDYCEPFNIGKHFGVNSSTLAGVDLTQDVFSRMQPPFYIKKPWDNLRPEVFQLQARIYMWSTLQPPLSITILDGMNNSFQIPINQTSRLNLAQNGMLQNFVNNRTEEKIEQMKKAKWQQDPNDIDVEFDHIELFEKFVNDDRIQKYKVKIPGTNKHALQHDEFIELKEEDFDFDVKSKISELEELEREGMATKQDSMYLDSLKFSLNTPAVLQPKYFAEARGVLQYNGLGHHRDRRFFYGDNLIHDTHEYALRLNSMIRTFQKFAIANGLVSWLSHGTLYGYMYNGMTFPWDNDFDLQMPIRHLHLLAQYFNQSLVLEDPREGNGRYMIDVGSSLVTRSHGNGHGNIDARVIDIDTGMYIDLTGLSVSYSRISDKLKLQIGHMISDQNIIVEPKEEPVTDLESLKQIPLGLMTPLQLYNYSTAFKEQFSKAELRTLKENAEREIKDSKGNGWAPRKLNPAQRLEFNKLMKAYNCKNEHFSLLSELSPLRNTLFHSVPALIPNRYVDLLRHEYRVPAQYEFTVFQQNAFIPEFRSWLTYNAIRKYANIHHWYANLKSIIKSLPPNIVKQFLGLSLSDVKTMYANMVKSHDDDLLALQFASFDLTSYRVKELGILYSKLTPILKTKLLRELRRNVAPHISSPGKDAFMFNYERKLWKNVTESMDPTEVRIIEEWVMLDIYDNIVTRTDDLMNEKYYLFNISEPVKNIDRSIFAAINPQNTTSTVLDFNKIGTNFFTSKDKSWSLRSDNMLFRTDVNLVPGLFLVGATSQS
- the CUB1 gene encoding Cub1p (CAGL0H09108g~Ortholog(s) have cytosol, nucleus localization); amino-acid sequence: MSGVPMSVSGTNHPQDVPKEEEGILNYLLEVRSFLSKLKKNRTQYLNSKDVLNTYQEVLTRVRELDGIRKSSTDVTRRPTCATTLIHDTDMHNRVDSVLDDVFQLLSLCFLTVGLKNSAPATYASLSTVQCLLEHLCESNVFTHHDLRPIKERLDEISKIVEKSVESRPEDEVAEFKEIDTERNKNRIEQDLLLKAKLQHCIDEYNKLESKLEEIPPDLSDIMERLFKVRRGLLSLAASSKKNIPDENYKEPAKLDDSKHVLSQEYLSNSLEKYKKEVAKMEAMRDENGQFVSKSTGKAEQRGQNILNGLLDDCNDLINDLSHQTNGGLTLDPYLQPIYEKLIDIKTTLENLMITRRWTLRETDLFTYQKQLTEIDNMRVHGKFPTKSPDSKGQSIILYLLRRCYAIIYKLLESSEPVSESLQPVHNQLSTVRRCLLELKRMGGVNNERELYPYQMKLASLDNLRKDGKFYDSDGNIPEGQGILNALLAGCFDILHELKVEAEEREDEEDEDEEEDEDDNVSHDRNHDEEYL